The sequence agacactgggttttatgttcagatagtgatatatttactgaaaaagtcactttatcctccagattttctctgttttgatatcataacctttgaaaacactgagttttcatgaacatctatattaaatactgtaaataaaacatcagaaaatgcatgatttacagtgaaaaatgtaaaatacagattcaGATTATATAATAATTGgtcataaatcatttaagaacggTTAAACAGAGAGGAACatgaatttgggaactaacacaaaagtagcactgggcctttatcaGTTAAAGgtacaggagactttcgtgacaaatttttcatcagatctatcaaacctcagtcatatcctcagtatcacgaatctgtaagtctttctgtgattactcacctgaatctcttgcattacggtgaacaattttgaagtggcatccaccataaacaaacccatgtgtttacattcagagccgggagggaactcaggcatttttggaatttttttgtcgcGACGTTCATTGTGGGACACAGAGGTCCACGTTGCTGctgcaggcggctgcgcgaacctccctgaagatgcctgagttacttcgaaattgttcaccgtaatgcaagagattcaggtgagtaatcacagaaagacttacagattcgtgatacttaggctatgactgaggtttgacagatctgatgaaaaattcgtcacgaaagtctcccgcacctttaatgaaAGAGGACAAAAAAACTTGTAAACGTGCCAAGTCAGAGCCCATTAAAAAGCAGACATATGAAATGATGCAggctttaatctttttttattacCAGCCCTCGCCTGTGTGACACAATCACATCCAGATGAACTAACCGGTGACTGATTTGAAGTTGGGTTTCAGACCTTAACTTACACATCTCAGACCATGAAAGTTCAAGGTTTGTCATGTATTTGTGTTTGCAAATGTTAAGTCACGGTGAGTCTTCTGGGGAATAATTAAACCTGCCACGCCCCAGTAGTTGATGATTTGCTATATATGTCTAAAACACGAGGCTTAGTTATTCGGAGTTTCACAACTGAAGCTTGTTCCTCCTAGCCGACACATGCAGACTGTCAGAAGGTGGAATACATGACAGACACAAATGTTTGGCAACAACTATGAATATCAGATTACTCTTCGATGTAAACACAGAGAAGTCTGAAAACAGATGGCAGTGGCCTAGGAAACCAGGATTACCGAGAaaacagtcctgtgtaaaagtcctgatccaacattaggtttgttggtttattaaagttctaatgatcacacatatgcatttgcctctgtatttagatccaatctggatgTACATCAAGTATGTCCAGCAGGAAAAACAAGTTTCAGGGTAAAAAACAgcgtctataaaccaaagtgaagTATTTAGTGAAACCTCCTtcatgtctttaaccctgttgttcagacaatatgagatttattgcattcattttctgatgttttacaccaggtttcattcaacatgtcagatgcttgtaattgtttgtgctgtttttgtcatggggtcagaggtcacactaagtagttactattactactatagttacttacagtcgtggaaaaaatgattagaccacccttgttttcttcagtttcttgttcattttaatgcctggtacaactaaaggtgcatttgtttggacaaatataatgaccacaacaaaaatagctcataagagtttaatttcagagctgatatctatccgttttccatgttttcttggtaataaccaaaatcacttaagttaaatcaatagctatggcattgtactgacaaaatagaatagaatagaacacaatagaatagaatagaatgcctttattgtcattatacatttgtacaacgaaattaaaagagaacaCTCTCTAGTGGTGCATAGTGTAAAACACTTTTCTTTTTGCTTtcgttcagacaaggtatagtttttagatgatacctgcttgacagtttcgactgtgactccagtcttcctcagaagcatcatccgacgtgctgctgacgtgtaatttatcagctggttggctcgacggaccaatcagagcccgtcgagccgaccgcGCCTCCTccaccttgggtggtctctggaggagggaattcCAGGTGTGCAAGAGGgtgtaccttgtctgaacaaaagaaaaaagaaaagtataactacatgaacagaagacaaaatgaatgacATTAACCTTATAGTGTAAAACAGTTTAAatgaaaaaacagtgcttttaggctttccatgttttcttttatgtctgttttagtcacatgatacacacaggaggtagtacttgattgcaaaaccattgtttttgatgactcttGATGGTcaaataatgtttatttttattttatttattttattttatttttttttaactttttttgcttagtttactcagttcttgttctagttattgttattataattatcaccatgattgttattgttactattgttaatattttcttgtgagggtctttgccaccttctttttcttttcttttttcttcccccTTTCCTCTCCTTCCCCCTGTTTTTTCCTATCAggtctggcatcaaaatgtggttcaacaaaacccaaaataaagacagtgaGATATCAAGGGCAACCTCAAACACTTTATGAAGTTCCTGTGggcaaagcaaataaaaaaaaaaaaaaaaaagttactttaacatttacaacacattcagttcagttttttgtgtgtgttttaaggctgtgcacatatttactctattttcttgtggtaaagagaacaaggaacaaatatgtatgttcattttaaCCCTACAGAAACAAccaaagctaaaggtggaataagactttaaCACAGGACTGTATGTAGGAAGTTGATGGATCTTTATGGATCCGATTGTTTTCTAAATCTGCAGGTTTGGTAATGttaatgtgaaatataaaaatgaacagtGAAGACATCCTATAAGAGCAAACAAAGAAACCCGTCTGATCTGTTCGACAGGAATGTTTAATTTTCCAGCTCTGACTGTGTGTCCGTGTGATCACCATCTGTGCCCAGAGATCAGCTTCTCCATTCCAGTCACATGAGCCTctttatttcctgtttatttccaGTGCAGTTCAATTATTAAGTAGCCATGTACATCCCTTTAAAGTTTTTAATTCTTCCCCTTTGGTGAGAATGCTAATGTATTTATTGCccatgtttaattttttatttacccCATAACTGCATTTTGTTGTTGTTCCTGTTTCTCACATGTTTATCTGTGTGAAATCAGCATGAAGCAAAGAATTATAGATGCCAAAATGTGAAACTGGTGCTTTTTTGGCCACAGTTTTCAGCTCAACAGGGTGGAAATGAGACTCACCGTTAGTTTATTAATACACTGttccccataaagttggaatagtttCATTTCCAGacacgttcctctttttattcctattgctcatttcatttcatgttttttttgctcatcaccaaatacatggtatggagcacaaacactgtcatgagaggaaaaaaaacaaaacaaataaaaaaactcaATATACATTCAACAGTAACAAAAATCATTGAAAAAGAGGTAAAAGCCTTTTCAGAAAGGCGCCCAATTTATGTATTGTTTTTGATTATTCTGACTGAAGAATTATAAGTTTCCACACatgagtaatcacctttgaccaggtacaatgattacatactgagtcccacttaCCTTTTATCTGTCAAccataaatcacattgtcattgacatttcatgagaaaaagtacaaatattttattccaactttatgggcaacagtgcataTATTGTATATGCTTTGACAGCAGGAaagaatacactggaaaaaaatctaaatcttaccaagtgtatttttctcatttctagtgaaaatatctcatcacactttaaataagacataatcacctaaagagtatatttccagtgagatataagaacttatttttagacaatagttcttgaaaatcttttttcaagaaatcttaccaggaaaattttcgcttgttccattggcagatttttttagcttgaattaacaaaaaaatcttgaattaagcaaaaaaaaaaaatctgccaatgaaacaagtgacaatcatcttggtaagacttctttaaataagattttcaggatctattgtctaaaaataagttcttatatctcatcgaaaagtcactctttcggtgattatgtcttattttaagtgtgatgagatatttggactagaaatgagaaaaatacacttggtaagatttagatttttttttccaagtgtacagacaaagagaagaaaagatgaagagaaaaaaatggtgcttTTTGAGAATTGCTTTCAGTCGTGGATGAAAAGTAGCTTTGTTGTTGTAAGGGGATGAGTTTATCAGCTTTTGGTTTTTATCTTGACCTAAAATGACATTATTAGAACTAAGAACATTGCAACCATAAGATCAATCGCAGTATCCAGCAGCACCACCTGACAAAAAGGAGGTGCTGAGATCtctttagttcaagggccatattCAGTTCAATATGagtgagaccagtaaaataatagcacaataacctataaataatgtcaaccccaaacttgTTTTAGAGTgcaaactgatctcatgaaatcacgctgtatgtcatgccagttcttatggcatttggtgtgctatacgtatgcattttcatcctttccaatgttattcaacaccatttgatctcGTATCAATGTACgacaagatctccggtttacatatccataacccctaacactaaccggtaatcctaaccctaaccactaagtgtgtggtatttgatgtggcgtgaacatacacatggaaagcttataatgcgtacagataacacgccaagtaaaaatggcgtgttatctgtacacaattcagGATATCACGttgtagagtgaaaaaaagttaaattacattatgaaaatctcacatttacaaactatcatttaaaaaatgtgaacaaccatgaaaaacttgaaatttcttaagaaaaataagtgcaatgttaacgatattatgcctttTCTTATCATATACACATCTatattacaacgtacagatcacagtggatctaaaaatacacaaaacatttagtaacaggcagaatattgttaaaattgcacttgcttctcttgggacacttcaggttgttcatatttgttcagattattcccattttttgtgaaaggatagtttgcaaatgtaaatgttTCTATGTCATTTTCCTTCTTTACACAAAAATCAAAGAGAataattaggagttgtcattatttatagggtattatgatcttattttagtggtctgaccctctgaactaaaataattttgacacctttaattgttaatatcttcagtgtaatttttgcatttcactaattcatcccatggtctggattggaccctttgatgagccagttttggcccacgggctgtatatctgacacccctggtctagttaaTAATACTTTAATGACGTGATTCGTGACAGAATTACAAAGATCATATTCTTTACCCTACATTGGCCAAAGAATAAAACTCACTATCATCATGAGTGAGTCGTGTGAGGTTACTTCCTCATTGTCACTGACAGAACAAATGACTATGTTTGACATTTGACATGATATTAAAATAATGACTCACTTCTTCTTTCTAAAGCTGGAATTCCATCTTTTTCCATCTATTTGTGCAGATTATTGCATCAGGTGTGTGCCACACAGACTGGGAATTCTTGTATGAAGGTGGAATAGGGGTGAAACCCAGACCCTTCCCTTTAGTTCTGGGTCATGAAGGAGCTGGAGAGGTTGAAAGTGTCGGACCAGAAGTGACTGGTTTCTCTCCAGGTAAATGACCGTGTATATATAAGTatatctgggtttgtttgtttctttttttattcaaatttttattcagaaaagtCTCATAAGATATTACACAAGACATCAATGGTACacagtacactgttctctttttttttttttttttgcaaagacaaaaagggtatcaataatgctgactgaaaggaaaagaaagtaatataaataaagtaaataagtaaaaaatggataataataatgatttgaACAAGTTTGTATACATAGCCAATCACACTtttaggaaataagacaaagaaaagtacgcgtatatatatatatatatatatatatatatatatatatatatatatatatatatatatatatatatgtatacacacaaagtagtatttataatcatagcacaaagaagaaaaaaaaggagcctaacagtgcacatgtgcaTTCAGTATTTGGGTAATCATGTATAAAAGGTAActaagaagattaaaaaaaaaacccttgaggGAAGACAGTTAGTACCATCTGCTGTGTTCAAAGTTTGCTAAAGTTATATATGTACACCAAGGTGCCCaacaatttttacatttctctTGTTCAGGTTGGATAGAAAATGTGCCTTTATGGGTTGTTTTAACTGTAGCTCTGACTAAAGTAGTTTCTCTTCTTGTTTGCACAGGAGATAAAGTCATTCCTCTTTTTCTGCCGCAGTGTGGGGAATGTGACCGATGTCGCAGTCCGAAAACAAATCAGTGCAGGAAGAACTGGTGATGTCACTTTCATGCTTATGCATAGACTCGCTGTTATGTAACGTCCACGGTTTTCAATTGAGCTCTTTGTTGTGACCTTTAGGGAGAATGCTCAAAATGGTGTTTTAGCTGACGGTACCAGCAGAATATCCCACAGGGGGCAGCAGGTGTACCAGTTCCTTGGCGTGGGTTCTTTCAGCCAGTACACTGTCGTCTCTGATACGTCACTCTCTAAAATAAGACCTGATGCACCGCTGGAGAAAGTGTGTCTTCTGGGCTGTGGTGTCTCCACCGGCTACGGTGCTGCCATTAATACAGCAAAGGCAAGACAATGAAACTAGTGTCTTAGAGTTGGAATCTATTTCCATCTGTAGTCATCATTATTGGACTGTCCCAGATGGGATGTTTACAGCAGCAGCCTGTAGTTAGTTATTTCCCCACTAGATGGCAGTAAAATGTCTGAGCAGTACATTCTAATTATAGTGGGTTAAATATAAGTGGGGAGTTCCCTACTccagtgttttgtttctgtttcgtATTTGTGTTGTGCAAAATAAGATGAATACAAAACagcaaattacatgaaaataatgtATAGAAGGTGGGATGGGAAAAAGAAGATGGGAAAAAGAATATTGtaaataacctttaaatacacaaaaacaaagtagatatcctgttttgaaaatgtataGAGTAGAAAGTACTCTATACCGTATATCCCCCCAAAAAATTACAATCAGACTTTCtgcattgataactttcaaaactagaagcacttggagagcacagacctccaccatggcagatcagtgccctggatttggatgaaaatttcaggaaatgttgatactggcacaaggaacaaatgatgaaattttggtggtgatcgggggggggggggggggggggggggcactgatctgtcttttctagaaaagcactcgtagagcgcagacctctgccaaggtagatcagtgcccccccccccccccccaatcaccaccaaaatttcatcatttgttccttgtgccagcatcaacatttcctgaaattttcatccaaatccgtccataactttttgagttatcttttctagaaaagcactcgtagagcgcagacctctgccaaagcagatcagtgcccccccccccccccccccccccccccaatcaccaccaaaatttcatcatttgttccttgtgccagcatcaacatttcctgaaattttcatccaaatccgtccataactttttgagttatcttgcacacaaacagacaaaccaacgccgacaaaaacataacctccttggcggaggtaataattaaacAATTTAAATGCTATTTTAGGCTATGAAACTATAAGTTGTtgcctacatcttgcagaaaaccccatttaatttgttTCAGTGGTCGcggagaaatgtggatctttgtaaagcaggtcatgggttcgtttcttccaagtttggcacTTGGATGCTCCTGGCCTCCATATGAATGAACATATTTTGCTCCCTACCGACAGGGTAACTAGCAAATGAATTCAGATTCTGTGCATAATATTATATCAATGGTGTGTACTCATGTCAGGTTTTCCATGAGTTAATAatttaatatctttctttaatcattcattttcgCACCTTACCAATgtttgcaaaactcagaaatctgcttcctttttgatgtaattcattgttcattttgttagttgaaaatgaaaagaaacaagcacTCACTTTCTgaaaagagatatttttgtgtGAGAACATAATAAACAACTTCGTATTTGTAAGGCATGAACACAATGAACGTgtctccttacaaaacttggagggaagggacttctTTAGAAAGATCCCCATTTCTCCGTGACCACTGAAACAAatcaaatggggttttctgcaaaatgtaggtaataagttatagttttgtgcgctgaaattgcattttgattgattcactatttttaaagttatcaatgcagaaagtccgattgtaatttttttgggacaaATGGTGCATATACTCTAtacttgtatttgtgtattctatttatatttattgtttttatctcttcacacttactttcctttcTTATTAGCTTTTTGCTCgtgtttttgtatgcaactgTGCAATTTTGACCAAGTAATTTAATTTCTCTTGTGAATCAATAAAGTTTTTCTAAGTCCAAATCAcctttaaatacataaaaacaaatttaatatCCTGGTTTGAAAATGTatagagtagaaagtacagatatgtGTTACGTTAtagggagtaaaagtaagaaTTCATTATGAAAACATGTATTCAAGTGAGGTTCAGATACCTGAAAAGTACAGCGACCTCTGATTATACGGTATAAAAGTTATGTGATGTGTTTTTGGAGTTGATCCCTAAATTGTGTCCTCACAGGTTGAAAGAGACTCCGTTTGTGCCGTTTTTGGGCTCGGAGCCGTTGGACTGGCTGCCGTCATGGGTTGCAAAGCTAACGAAGCAAAAAGGATCATCGCAATCGATATCAACCCAGTCAAGTTTGAGAAAGCCAGACTGTTGGGAGCAACCGACTGTGTCAACCCTTCACTCCAGCCGGAAAAGACCATCCAGGAAATCGTAGTGGAGATGACGGATGGAGGCGTGGATTACGCTCTGGAATGTGTTGGAAGTACAAGTATCATGGTGTGTGTTCCTTTTGTTTGTGAAAGTTTGAGAAATATATTTCATGTCTGTGAAAAGGTGTGTTCTCGCTGCAAAAATCtagatcttaccaagtgtatttttctcatttctagtcaaaatatctcatcacacttaaaataagacataatcacctaaagagtaagttttcagtgagatataagaacttattttaggacaataaatcttaaaaatcttatttcaagaaatcttaccaagataattttcacttgttccattggcagattatttttgcttaattcaagatttttttttttttttttgctatattcaagatttttttttttttttttgcttaattcaagcaaaaaaatctgccaatggaacaagtgaaaatgatcttgtaagatttcttgaaataagattttcaagatctattgtctaaaaataagttcttatatctcactgaaaagttactcttaaagtgattatgtcttattttaagtgtgatgagatattttgactagaaatgagaaaaatacacttggcaagatttggatttttgcagtgtgttgcaTTTCGTCTGgcttacatcactgaaatgtcaCAGATGTCACAGTTCTGCTTTGGAGGAGGTGGGACCTGGcaagatccatatttacttccagaAACAGTGTGCTGCTTGTGACGGCACGTCTTCTCCTGTGTGTATTGGTCACTTTAGTACCGAAGGCTGTTCACACGTGACTTTGATGGCATCGCGTGTAAATTATGTTAacaattatgcaaaaaaattgaatttcataaaaaaaaaaaaaaataaaaaaaaaatggaactgaGCATTAAGACCTGTGTGTGAATGTAGAATTAGCTTCTTCAAAGATTCAGCTCAAATGCTTTGCCTCCTGTAATATTTGCCAAATATGACCCTTGTAAGGGCTGTGAAGAGCCTGTTATAACTCCCTATGGGCAAAGGGGAGATACTCATTcttatatattcagttcataacaGGGTTAACACCATCTCCTCTCATTTTAAAGGAGAAGTTTACGCCCATTGTGGGGCTCAAACCCACAACCCTGAGATTAAGAGCCTCatgctctaccgactgagctaaccaggttgaaatgaaatgaaatgaaatctttatttcgaacatgcagacaataaaataaaaacaaaatcaaccagcaaaatataagtactggtacataaatgattgataagcaaacaaaccacaaaaataaatacataaatattattattattattattattattattattattattattattaataataataataataataataataataataataataataataatatgaagaaaacaaaggaaattgaattatacatgctcgaaaaggagtaggaagaagtaaaaacttatatactccgaCCCCAATTACTATTCcctatgatcactatatagcgattattattttgcatgaatatcaatataatattatcaatataatataataataatacactgtaTCCATATTGGATACAATAATATAACAAACATCACCAACAATAACAATATACAGAATAAGGATGTGTAAGTTCGCATGCAcccaaaccatctgctgatctaaactgttaaatacctgttgatccactaattctgtcaatacatgtaaataattggtgtaaaatacagttcgccgtcttttcatggtcgtcagatatgacccatttgggcgttcagaggctctgtagttaccatggaaacagtcatcttctgcaacattgattcaccagtaaaacccatggagatggatcaatgacagtagatggagacatttgttttatgttcagttaatgatatattttactgaaaaagtcactctttctgaagttttctgtttttcaaataataaacctcaagtttaatctgagcttttatgaacataaacatgatcagcaaattgaataatggaaaatacctgattttgactgaaaaaaaaaaagcaaaatacagaggataatattataataaatgatgataaatcacttaagaaatgttaaatagagagaaaaattaatttggtaactgacacaaaagtaccactgggtctttatgggtttaactaTTGTAAATAGAACTTTGTGAAGAGGAATGTGACATCATGAAAAGTATTTAGTCCAATATCAACTGTTATTTCCTTAGATGATAGTTTAATATTAAGCCTTTTATACCTATATCTGTAATTATTTTTAGATTTATCATTATATATCATTAGATTATAAAGCTTGTTGCACGCAAAGAAAAgttacatgtttgtgtgtgtacaaataAAATGACTAgtatcagagtttttttttttttcagagtttgGAAAATCTAAATGCTGTATGAAGGCAAATGGAATTGATTAAGTTTCTTGAAAACATTCCAAGAAATCCCAGAAATGTGCGTAAGTTTTCACACTGACCATCTCTGGGTGGAGTGTCTGAGATGCCTTTTGGATAAGAGGGGGAACCAAGTCATCCTCGACCAACATTTATCAAGTCTAAATGTCTGTGCAGAGAAtctgacatttccatttgttttgaTTTTGATATTCAGTTTGGCGTTTGACCTAATTTTAGTTGTAGCTACATTTAAGAGCACATAAGTAGTTTTACACTGAAGACTT is a genomic window of Sphaeramia orbicularis chromosome 10, fSphaOr1.1, whole genome shotgun sequence containing:
- the LOC115426870 gene encoding alcohol dehydrogenase class-3-like, translated to MSTAGQVITCKAAVAWEPGKPVSIEDVEVAPPKAHEVRIKIIASGVCHTDWEFLYEGGIGVKPRPFPLVLGHEGAGEVESVGPEVTGFSPGDKVIPLFLPQCGECDRCRSPKTNQCRKNWENAQNGVLADGTSRISHRGQQVYQFLGVGSFSQYTVVSDTSLSKIRPDAPLEKVCLLGCGVSTGYGAAINTAKVERDSVCAVFGLGAVGLAAVMGCKANEAKRIIAIDINPVKFEKARLLGATDCVNPSLQPEKTIQEIVVEMTDGGVDYALECVGSTSIMTSALESTIDAWGVCVIAGWTETQAISIEVEQMLLGRTLKGTYFGGWKSVESMPMLVDKYMNHQLNLDDFITHNLPLDQINTAFDLLRNGQSIRTVISLW